The genomic stretch TTCTCCGCCGCTGATTGAAATAACCTGCGGACCGAAATATTTTATTTTTTCAGCAATAATTTTGACCTGATCAAGGCTGAGACTCGGATAGCTCCTATGCGGTTCTTTCCAGAAATCACAGATAGTGCAGGTGAAATTACAATGGTAGAGAATCTGGAGATTCAGATGAACTAGGTCTTTTTTGAAGAAAGAGAAGAAGTATTTGGATTTTTTAGCTATATCGTGATGAAAGGGCATGTTTTCAGTTTTTCATTTTTGAAAAAATACATTCTGCGCACACATGGGCACAAGCCGGTCACCTGTCTGCGGATAGGGATTGCAGCATTTTTGCAGTCGGGCAAAATCCATTGTATGCACATCCATAAAATTATGGATAAAGACGGCCTTCATATTTGCAATACCGAGGTTCAGTTTCTCTTTGCGGGAAAGTCCCTGAGTTGATATGAGCCGCAAAATATCTTTGACCCGCTCAAGCACCTTCTCGTTGGAAGCACTGTAATCCGCTGCCGACCAGAGATCATAGATCCTGTTTTTTATGAGGTCGTATCCCTCGCTGTCCAGACCGGGCAAGGTTTTATTGGCAATGATGTTCAGAAAATCTTCTTTGCCCAGGAATTTTTTCAGACTGTAGACCTCGCCGTCCTCAAGGGTGAAATAGTAGGACAGGGCAAAACAGGAGAAATGGGAGCAGGGCAGGGGGTTGAAGTCGCCCTTGTCGGCAAAGGCGGATTGCTCAATATGATGGACAATATCAGCCACTGTGAGCCTGTGCCGCTGTTCATCAATCGCTGCTGCATTTCCTGTGAAGACAAGCGGCTGAAACATCAGGGTGAGCGCCTTTGAGCGGAAAAAGAAGTCGCTGATCGCCTCGATCTCATCGTCATTCACCCCTTTTGCCGCAGCAGCAACCAGCGAGTAGGGCAGCTCCTCCTTTTCAAAAAGTTCAATCAGTTCCAGTTTTTTTGCAGACAGATCAGCTCCTCGTAAAAATATATACGTGCTGCTTTGAAACCCGTCAAACTGGAGTGCCGCCACTACTCCCTTTTCTTTGAAAAACCGTCTGAGTTCAGCATCCTTCAGCAGCGTCAGGCCGTTGGTGGAGACAGAGATCTGGGTGATGCCCTTTTCAAGCGCAATCTCGATGAGTTCTTTAAACTGCGGGTGCAGGGTGGGTTCGCCTCCTGAGATATTAATCACATCCACACAACCTTCAGTTCGGATGAGGTTGTCGATAATGCCTGTAAACTCTTCCGCAGTTAGAGCGAAAGGTGCAGCAAATCGCTTCATGCAGATGGGGCATTGCATATCACAATGGGAAAGGATCTCGATCACCGGCAGGCAGACATGCTGCTGATGCTCCGGGCAATACCCGCAGGAATCCGGGCAGTCGGTAAACTCGGTAATATTTCGCATGAGCGGCTGCTGTCCCGGCTTGATATAGTGCTGGCTCTCTTCATACCACGCCACATCTGAGGAGACCAAGGCCTTGGTTGCGCCGTGTTCCGGGCACATTTTTTCAAGATAGATTGCCCCATCCCGTTCAATAATTCGTGCAGCAACCTTTTGTGTGCAGATTGAGCAGAGTCCTGTGGTGTGCGAATAGATTTTAGCCATGTTTTTTCTCAATATTTCGTGAGACAACCTTGTTTATCGGGACGGTAACATCTTTGCCTATACTGACACCTCTACGGAGAGTTGCAAAGCCGCCGACAACGGTTCCTTCACCGATCATGACTCGGCCAAGAGTATAGGTCGCATCCGAGAATTCATGGGTGAATATCCGTGCGCCGTGGCCGAGGACGACGTAATCCTCTATTTCTATAAGATGAGGAAAATGCACATCAATCACAACATCGGAGGAGATAAACACGCCTTTGCCGATCTTCACCCCGATGACCCGGTAGATAAGGCATTTAATAGGTGAATAGTCTGTGAAGTAGGCGATTCTGGAGAAGAAATATCTGAGGTAAAACCGTTGTTTCTGCCAACCAGGAAAAATAACGCTGTATATATACTTAATCCGCTCACTCAGGGGACATTCAACTGCAAAGGAGAATTTCTGTTCATTGCCTTGCATGAATTCCTCCAGAGCATCTCGGCTTTTTTGGATCTCCTCTATATGCTCTGGATTCTTCACAGCCTTACTCCTCTCCAGATTCCTTCCAGAATCTTTCATCCTGCTGCCGGTAGAAAAGATTATAGGAACAGGCAGGGATCATTTTACCTGACTCATCCGGGACAAGGTCGCCGCAGCGCGAGACCCGGTCGATATCAAAATTATCTTCATCCATATGCGGATGGATAGAGATCATTCTGGTCATTTTTTCTATTGTTTCTCTGCGCTGTTGAGGTGTTGCTGTTCCGTCGGCCGGGTATAATTCCCGCACTGTTTTTTTCAGCGTCATGATCACCTCTTCATCCTCGCCTTCAGCCCAAAGCCTGTTCAGTCCTGCAAGGAAATCCCTTGAAAAGTTTGCGTCCGGCTCTAAAAGATACGATCCAACGGAACCGGTTGTCAGAAAATCTTTTCCGAGGATTTTGGTCAGTGGTATAAGCCGGTCCTGCACAAAGACGTAATAGGCCACAGAATAGCAGAGCGGATGATACGAGCCCAGGGGGAAAAAATCATCCTGAGAAAATTCATCTTTCTGTGCAAGCAGTTCCTCGACTTCGTCGATGGTGATATGTTCTCTGGGCTGGAAGCGGCTGCCGTTCAGACCGGTATAGGTCATATTTTGTATGGTGATGCTTTTCACAAAGTCCTTTTTGATATACTTAGCTGTAATCTCGGCCACCTCCTCCTCATTGACCCCTTTGATACAGACCAGTAGCAGGGTGGTGGGGATTTCAAGCTGTTCAAGGACCTCCAGGGCCTTTTTCTTTTGAGCAATAATATCTTTTCCGTAAATGGCGATGCTGTTCTCAGCCGAGAGGGTATCCATGGAAAGCACCGGCTGAACCCCTGCCTCCTTGAGCTGCTGGGCAAAGGCCCTGTCCGTTGCTATGCGTAAGCCGTTGGTGTTCACGGTGATGCGCTCGATTCCCTCTTCCCGGCACACCGCGATCAGATCAAAAAGCCCCGGATGCAGGGAGGGTTCCCCGCCGGTCATGTTGATCAGCTGGACGTTCGGCTGCTGCTCTTGAATATGGCGGATTATTGTCCGTGTTTCCTCAACAGTTTTATAGTATTTTTTATCGGGTCTGTTATAGGTAAAGCATTTAGGACAGTTGAGGTTACAGTCGTTGGTGATGGAAAATACCGGCAGGTGCAGCCCTGTTGAGTGCCACTCGCAGACACCGCAGTCAAAGGGGCAGCCGCGACGGCTCTTTTTTCTGTGAGGAATTTCTTCGATCTGCATGGGTTTGCCGACCCGCTCCATGTACCAGGAAAAACTTGCCGCAATCCTGGTGCGCACCGCGCCGGTTTCCTTGCAGATCCTTTCCAGAAACACCCCGTTCCGGGCCGCTACAACCCGTGCCGTCTCAACTTTTCCGCATCTGGAACACCAGGCCCTAGTCGCATGGATGAAGGTAGATCCCTGGTGCGCGATCCTGTTCATATCCCGCCGTCCACCGTGATATTCTGCCCGTTGATATAAGAGGATCTGTCCGAGGCGAGAAAGCAGACAAGCTCGGCAACATCTTGATCGGTTCCGGCTCTTCCCCGTGTGTTATGTCGAACAAAATCAGCACGAAGATCATCAGGAATCCCCTTGGCGACGCCAGCTTCCATCATGCCCGGCTGGACTGTGTTGACTCTGATATCAAAGCGTTTCAGTTCAGCGGCAAGGGCATGGGTCATGCCCGGCAGGGCCGCCTTGGTCATGGCGTAGGTCAGCGGCACATCCAAGATCCTCTGCCCGGCAATGGAGCCGATGTTGACAATCGCGCCGTGTTTGTTGCGGATCATGCCGCGCACCACGGCCTTAGTGACAAAGATGGTGCCCTTGATGTTGATATTGAGCACAAGATCCACATCCTCTTCTTCAAGCATGGCAAAGGGCATAATCTGGCTTATCGCGGCATTATTGACCAGGGTGTCTATGACAGGCTCCTCTTTGTAGAGCGCCTCAATCTTTGCTGTTATATCCTGCACGTTGTTCAGGTTCATCTGCATGGCCTTTGCCCCCGGCAGCTCCTTGACAAGGGCCTCGGCCTTTTCCGCATTACGGTTATAGGTAAAGATGACCTTTGCGCCGTATTCCGCCGCTCTTCTGCATATTCCCCTGCCGAGATAACCTGTTCCGCCGGTGATAAAAACGGTTTTTCCTTTAAGCATGATCAGCGGCCTCAGTCTTTTTCATGTCGATTATCCGGGCGAGGTCGCCCACTGTAATTGCCGAGAACAGTTCGATCTTGGTCATGTCCTCTTTGTACCTTTCAGCTGCGTCAGGAAGCTGTTTCCTGATCAGGGCTTCCCCCTCTTTGGAGAGCCTACCGTCTATCAGAAGATCTTCCGAGCTGATACCGGCGGCAATCATCTCGTCGGTTTTCAGGATCACCCCGAATTTTTGTTCAATCTCATAGATCATCTCGACAAAATCAATACTGTCCGCCCCCAGATCTTTGATAAGCGAGTGGTTTTCATGCACCTCGTCAACAGAATCGAGTCCGAGCACAGGGAGTAGTATTTCACGTAGGATGTCGATTGTACTCATTGATTACCTCTCATACCCGGCAGGAATAACAGCCCCGATGGACCTGCCCGGTTGTATCTTTAACAGGGGGATAATGTCTTGTTCAGCTATCAGCGGGCCGGTCATGTAGCATGTTTGTATATCGAGACTTTCAGCGGCAAGCAATATAAGGGTGGCAACAGCGGAGATGGATTTTGTGTAGGCGTCGCGTTCCCATTCAGCAATTGTATTATCCGGATCCTCCATCATGAACGAGACAGACTTGGATACGCGGAAAATCGGAATAAAGAGTACCGGTGCCTGTTCAAAGAAGGTGAAGTTTTTTGTATACTGTAGGAATCCTTCCCGGAAATCCTCCCTGAACTGTTCCGCATGGGCTGTGATCCAGCTCCGGGTTGCCTCGGCAATCTTTCGGATGGTCTCCTTATCCTGAACCACCAGAATATCCCAGCGTTTCCTCCCTGAGGCAAAGGGAGAGGTCTTTGCAATAGCAAGGATTTTTTCTATATCGTCATCAGCAACCGGCCTGTCGGAATAGCTTCTGGTGCTTCTTCTTGTTTCTGCGATTTCTTTTAATATGCTGTATCTGCTCATATTCAATCTCACTCATATCTTTTCAGGACAAAGGCCGTGTTCTGGCCGCCGAAGGCCGAATTCAGCTTCAGCACATACCTGACAACCCGTAACGGCACCTCTGGATCAGGGGTGGTGAAGTTACAGGTGGGCAGCAACTGCTGCTCCTGAAGGGAATAAATAACCCCGAGCATCTCCATTGCCCCGCAGGCCCC from Candidatus Electrothrix communis encodes the following:
- a CDS encoding radical SAM protein, which translates into the protein MAKIYSHTTGLCSICTQKVAARIIERDGAIYLEKMCPEHGATKALVSSDVAWYEESQHYIKPGQQPLMRNITEFTDCPDSCGYCPEHQQHVCLPVIEILSHCDMQCPICMKRFAAPFALTAEEFTGIIDNLIRTEGCVDVINISGGEPTLHPQFKELIEIALEKGITQISVSTNGLTLLKDAELRRFFKEKGVVAALQFDGFQSSTYIFLRGADLSAKKLELIELFEKEELPYSLVAAAAKGVNDDEIEAISDFFFRSKALTLMFQPLVFTGNAAAIDEQRHRLTVADIVHHIEQSAFADKGDFNPLPCSHFSCFALSYYFTLEDGEVYSLKKFLGKEDFLNIIANKTLPGLDSEGYDLIKNRIYDLWSAADYSASNEKVLERVKDILRLISTQGLSRKEKLNLGIANMKAVFIHNFMDVHTMDFARLQKCCNPYPQTGDRLVPMCAQNVFFQK
- a CDS encoding radical SAM protein, yielding MNRIAHQGSTFIHATRAWCSRCGKVETARVVAARNGVFLERICKETGAVRTRIAASFSWYMERVGKPMQIEEIPHRKKSRRGCPFDCGVCEWHSTGLHLPVFSITNDCNLNCPKCFTYNRPDKKYYKTVEETRTIIRHIQEQQPNVQLINMTGGEPSLHPGLFDLIAVCREEGIERITVNTNGLRIATDRAFAQQLKEAGVQPVLSMDTLSAENSIAIYGKDIIAQKKKALEVLEQLEIPTTLLLVCIKGVNEEEVAEITAKYIKKDFVKSITIQNMTYTGLNGSRFQPREHITIDEVEELLAQKDEFSQDDFFPLGSYHPLCYSVAYYVFVQDRLIPLTKILGKDFLTTGSVGSYLLEPDANFSRDFLAGLNRLWAEGEDEEVIMTLKKTVRELYPADGTATPQQRRETIEKMTRMISIHPHMDEDNFDIDRVSRCGDLVPDESGKMIPACSYNLFYRQQDERFWKESGEE
- a CDS encoding SDR family NAD(P)-dependent oxidoreductase gives rise to the protein MLKGKTVFITGGTGYLGRGICRRAAEYGAKVIFTYNRNAEKAEALVKELPGAKAMQMNLNNVQDITAKIEALYKEEPVIDTLVNNAAISQIMPFAMLEEEDVDLVLNINIKGTIFVTKAVVRGMIRNKHGAIVNIGSIAGQRILDVPLTYAMTKAALPGMTHALAAELKRFDIRVNTVQPGMMEAGVAKGIPDDLRADFVRHNTRGRAGTDQDVAELVCFLASDRSSYINGQNITVDGGI
- a CDS encoding phosphopantetheine-binding protein, which translates into the protein MSTIDILREILLPVLGLDSVDEVHENHSLIKDLGADSIDFVEMIYEIEQKFGVILKTDEMIAAGISSEDLLIDGRLSKEGEALIRKQLPDAAERYKEDMTKIELFSAITVGDLARIIDMKKTEAADHA
- a CDS encoding nitroreductase family protein translates to MSRYSILKEIAETRRSTRSYSDRPVADDDIEKILAIAKTSPFASGRKRWDILVVQDKETIRKIAEATRSWITAHAEQFREDFREGFLQYTKNFTFFEQAPVLFIPIFRVSKSVSFMMEDPDNTIAEWERDAYTKSISAVATLILLAAESLDIQTCYMTGPLIAEQDIIPLLKIQPGRSIGAVIPAGYER